The Planctomicrobium piriforme genome segment GAAGAAGAGACCAATCTGCGGACGACGATTCTCGTCGATGCCAGTGAGTCGATGCAGTTCGGTTCGAAGAAAGAGGGCAATAAGTACGACTTCGCCTGTTCGATTGCGGCGGCGCTGACGTACCTGATGCTGCGTCAGCAGGATGCCGTGAGCCTGGCGGTGTTCGACGAGCAGATTCGTAACCGCGCCCCGTCGCGCAGCGCCCTCAATCACCTCGGGACGATTTTGTCGGTGCTGGCGATCGAGCAGCCGAAGCAGAAGACCGACATGCTTGGATTGCTCAAGACGGTCGCGGACGAGAAGTCGCAGAAGGGGATGGTCATTCTCATCTCTGATTTCTTTGCCGACCGAGACAATCTGTTCAAAGGGCTCTCGCTGCTCCGCAAACGGGGGCACGACGTGATGCTGTTTCACGTTCTCGACGATGAAGAACTCGACTTCAATTTTGCCGGCACCACGAAGTTCGAAGGTCTCGAAGAGACCGGTTCGATCACCTGTGACCCAAAATCGCTGCGCGACGGCTACCTAGCAGCGATGCAGGCGTTTCTGGAAGACCTGCGGCGACGATGTGCGAGAAACGTAATCGATTACCAGACCATCCGCACCAGCACCCCCCTTGATGCCGTCTTGCGCCACTATATGAACCACCGCGTCGGCATGCGGGGCTCGGTCAGGTGAGGAGGAGTCCAGTGTCGAGTGTCCAGAGCCAGGATAGGGAATCAGGCTTGAGGCCCGAGACTTGAGGCGTGAGGAAAGAAAAACTTCTCAAGTCTCACGCCTCGGGTCTCACCACTCCTCTCAATGGCCCAATGACAAATGACCATTGACTAATGACAAATTATTACTCGCTCGCCCGAGTTCGGCTTACCAATCCGTCGAGAATCAGACCAGACTGCCGCGTTGTTCTCTCAACGCTAAACCCTCAACGCTCAACGCTTCTTCAACCTTAAACCATCAACCCTCCCCCGCCATGACATCCAAGCAGCTTGCGCTTTTGATCGGGGGGCTGATTCCGGCGGTGGCGCTGGGGTTTGCGGCGGTGTGTCAGAAGCTGGCGTCGCAGCAAGGGATCGGGGCGGGTCCGTTTTTGATTGTCGGCGGACTGGTCATCAGTGCTGTCGGGGGCGTCTTTCTGCTGGTCGAACGGGACGCGACGATTCAATGGCAGGCGGCCGGCTACACCGCGCTGTTCGCCCTCTGCTGGGCAACCGCCACTGGTCTCATCTCCTTCGCACTGCGAAAACTCGGCGGGTCGATGAGCCAGCTTGTCCCGATCTACAACATGAACACGCTGATCGCCGTCCTGGCAGGGCTGGTGCTGCTGGCGGAATGGAAAACTGTCAGCCCGCCGAAAATCCTGGCCGCCGCCGTCCTGATCATCGCCGGCGGAGTGCTGGCGGCGAGAAGCTGATATTGCTCTTGGAAGGCATTTCCAACAGAGCCTTTCGGCTGAGCGTATTATCTGGGACTGAATGTCGGACGTTGAGGGTCAATCATGTTTGTCTGCTGGCAACTTCTGGCTGGAATGCCGTCATTTGATTTGACGGACGTTGCCAAAATGCGTCTGGACAGTATCTCGTTCTTTATCATGCTGCTGTTGCTTTCAGCGGCTGGCGTCTGGGGACTGTGGAACCTGCTCGCCCGTGATGTCCCCCGGTTGCCGGCCATCCG includes the following:
- a CDS encoding DUF58 domain-containing protein → MPKPDHDRMLPPEALARISRLEIQARHVVEGFISGQHRSPFFGQSIEFAQHREYVAGDDIRRVDWKVWSKTDRYYLKLYEEETNLRTTILVDASESMQFGSKKEGNKYDFACSIAAALTYLMLRQQDAVSLAVFDEQIRNRAPSRSALNHLGTILSVLAIEQPKQKTDMLGLLKTVADEKSQKGMVILISDFFADRDNLFKGLSLLRKRGHDVMLFHVLDDEELDFNFAGTTKFEGLEETGSITCDPKSLRDGYLAAMQAFLEDLRRRCARNVIDYQTIRTSTPLDAVLRHYMNHRVGMRGSVR